One Brassica napus cultivar Da-Ae chromosome C4, Da-Ae, whole genome shotgun sequence genomic region harbors:
- the LOC125585861 gene encoding uncharacterized protein LOC125585861 — MERYLNLNKRKAPPSGIDLDDFQWDPTKRKNILDYPYNQRDEVRRKYLTRGPCQPSGHAFQQKSIGGVLRRFDPHWFEQYPDWLEVQSRKQGGSDTFVSTGFSSWNKADSFSKHLVVVAVAKKHFEVGEFFDMVHVLLNVVGTSCKRKVMLTESNRKRMEEEISKGKMKTGTGLNQDLSLKRPGYTRWGSHYKTRLVVMFPCIIEVLEHIQIEGTDGTKRQQAYGLLKYFQTFGFVFHLHLMLVVLGLTNNLSKALQKRDKRS, encoded by the exons AAGCGGAAAAACATTCTAGACTACCCTTATAATCAAAGAGATGAAGTACGGCGCAAGTATTTGACTAGAGGACCTTGTCAACCTAGTGGTCATGCTTTTCAACAAAAATCAATAGGAGGTGTATTACGACGCTTTGATCCACATTGGTTTGAGCAGTACCCTGATTGGTTAGA AGTTCAATCTAGAAAACAAGGCGGAAGTGATACTTTTGTATCAACAGGGTTTTCTAGTTGGAATAAGGCTGATAGTTTCAGCAAGCAT TTGGTTGTTGTGGCTGTTGCAAAGAAGCATTTTGAAGTTGGAGAATTTTTCGATATGGTTCATGTTCTGTTGAATGTGGTTGGGACTTCTTGTAAAAGAAAAGTTATGCTCACTGAAAGTAATCGCAAGAGAATGGAAGAAGAGATTAGTAAGGGTAAAATGAAGACTGGAACTGGGCTGAATCAAGACCTTTCTCTTAAAAGACCTGGATATACTCGCTGGGGTTCACATTACAAGACTCGTCTTGTTGTGATGTTTCCATGTATTATTGAAGTTCTTGAACATATTCAGATAGAAGGCACAGACGGCACCAAAAGACAACAAGCATATGGTCTCCTCAAATATTTTCAGACATTTGGTTTTGTCTTTCATCTACACTTGATGCTTGTTGTTTTGGGACTCACTAATAATTTGTCAAAGGCTCTACAGAAAAGGGACAAGAGATCTTGA
- the LOC106416574 gene encoding uncharacterized protein LOC106416574, with protein MEVTSYFRTLLYWLKFILGFYRSPEPSGTIPNEFKSSSIKSSSQKKLTRKDLRLHKLVFEDDILPDGTKVGYFVAGKKMLVGYKKGFGIHCSCCNKVVSPSAFEAHAGCASRRKPNTRD; from the exons ATGGAAG ttacATCATATTTTCGAACCTTACTATATTGGCTTAAATTTATCTTGGGTTTCTACAGGTCACCTGAGCCTTCTGGGACTATTCCGAATGAGTTTAAATCCAGCTCCATCAAAAGCAGCAGCCAAAAGAAACTAACCAGAAA GGATTTGCGGCTGCACAAACTTGTTTTTGAGGATGATATACTGCCAGATGGGACCAAAGTGGGTTATTTTGTTGCTGGAAAG AAAATGCTTGTCGGCTACAAGAAGGGATTTGGGATACATTGTTCTTGTTGCAACAAAGTG GTCAGTCCTTCAGCGTTTGAGGCCCATGCTGGCTGTGCAAGTCGTCGGAAGCC AAATACAAGAGACTGA